ACAAACTGCAGGCATCGCAACTTGTGGACCCCAAGAAAAAGGGGGTACACGATATGAATTTACGGTACAAGGCTGTCACTGAAGCAAGCCATGTGAAGTGGAATATAGTACTTCTAGCAACAGTGAAATAGTGTACATTAAAAGAGTATTCATCTATATACAAAAAAGTCACgaaaacttattttcaggaCATTTCTCAAGATCTTGAGAAATAGACCTCTGTTTACTGGTAAGGGAAGAAGAagtaagaaactaaaaagtgtCCATCCCAatacacacaccaccaccacaaacaccaccacccgCCCCCAAATTACCTCAGGTGAACCGCGGCCTTTTGAAAAAGGGCCAGCATCTAAAGCGTATGTAGTGACCTGGAACAACGTTGCTGCATATTTGGGATCCAGATGATACAGGGCAGCGTGAGGATTGCTAACATGGACAGAACAGCGGGACTTACTTTGCCTCTTTATCTCGGTAGCTAGGCAAATAGCTAAGGATCGAGGCTCTTGTGGCGAGGTGTCTGCTTACCCTTGAGCAAACAGTACTTCAGTAagtgcaaaaccaaacctgcaACATTGGGAACGGCAGTTTCCTGCTGACACgcaattttttccaaaaggcagGTGTCTGCTTCCTATCCGGGGCCATCTTTGTGCACGCTAAAAATAGTTCATGCACTTAGTGCAGTGTTCAGAGTTTTGAGGGATGGACAGCAGTGTCTGGATACACCTGGGCTTCTTGACCTTCCTGAATTTTTTCAGCGGTTGATCTcgaaaagcttttcttctctccttttctcttctggtgtgctttcagcctcttctccagagacctgttttccctttctgtttctttgcttttcattttcctgaaacgAAAGACCCTGCAAACCTTGATATTCCACAGTGTTATTAGAGAGGTAAAACCACGATCAACTGGAATcagttctcattttaaacaaagggagctcattttaccttctttcctctgaaaggcTCATCAGCTGTTCCGGGTCTACCGAGGAGTCTGCTGTGCTCTCGGGGGTGGTTGGAGGCAAAGGTACAAGTGCCTGAACCGGAAAGGTTGAAGTTGACAGGTGGCAAGACACCTGGAGTAGTAAGCTACCGTTTTCCAAATTGCTACCTTAGCTCCTCAAATAAGATCCCTTTGGTTGCTTTGCATTATCCACATTTTGCACGGTCGCAAGATAGGCTTCAGGAGCTCTGATGAATTGGGACGATGGGCTGCCCCTTCTTGCGGGCTGGGGCACCACAAACTGGAGGGGCCTTGGAGGGTAGGACAGACCCTTGCCAGCTTCGTTCTGCTgggctttcttctgccttcctgggaCACGGTTCTGCTGTTATCCCTTGGGCAGCATTATCCCATTCTGGGGCGtgagccttttatttttaaatctgcgATTTTGTATTTGACTTCTTGTAGGTATTTAGATTGATTAAGCACATTCCCAATGCATCTGAGAAACaacctttctggtttttcttctctatcaTTAGAGGGTGGGAAAAGTCAAACAGACAAGAGATCTAATGACAGGaggaggcacagcagctgcttggacCTATCAGAAACTACTGTCATACATGAGAAACGTGTCAGTGTTTCTTGGCCTGACATCCCTCTACTATTTCTGATTTCACCACCATACCTGCCCCTGCTTCTTTGTAGAGGATGAGCAGAGAGGGTGCTGTGTGCAAGAAGTCTTTTGCCTGGGGCTCTGCGTTTGCTTCACCTGCACGGCTCCTTTGATCTTCCAAACGCACCCATGGAACACAAAAGCACGTGCAGCAAAGTGACCTCGTGGAAGTGGACAACACCTAAACCAAAatccaccagcagcacaatAAGGAATTGGACCAGAAGCCCCAGATTTTGAAAaccctcagcccctcctcatACCTGTGCACCTGTCCACAGGTGCTGGCACCTCCTCGGCTGATGGAGGGGAGGGGCCggccacctcctccccaaagATGTCCCCGCAGTTTTCAATCACAAACTGCACCAGCACGTTCCCCTGCACACATCAAAGCCTTGGCCTCAGCCTACgagttttctccctttgagcctcccagttctccctgccatccccctggggagggagggagggagggagcgagcagctgtgtgttgCACAGCTGGCGGCCCCGCTTGAACCACAGCAGCCTATGAGCAACAGTTAGCTGGTTGATGGTGAGAGTGCTCATCCTTCGTCCTCCATCAGGGTGCGGGCATCTCCCGTATCACACTGGGACGCACAAAAGCCTCAGCAGTCCAGCTGCTGTtggagctgctggaaaagctttttgggCGAGCCGACGTATTTGTAGTGGCCAGCGTGGCAGTTTGCTTTATACCGTTGCCCTGAGCGTGGGCATCTGGAGAAACTGCCCATCAGTCAGTGTGCAGGGATGACGGCCGCAGGGGACAGCGAGCTGCAGGTGATGGTCAGCGGCGGCACCGTGTCTGCCTGCGTGTTGTCCCGGCTCTGAGCTAATGGCGCTGCTCCCCAGTGGAGCATCCATCGAGCCTGAGCACAGGCTGTTGTCTTAGCCAGAATCCGAGCAGGAGCTGAGGGGACAGTGACACCTCCAGAGGTGCCATCCGGCCCCCACCTCCCTGTGTGACTGTGCTGTGAGTCATAAAGCTCAGCCGTGATGCCCACTGGCAAGGAGTCTGGGCCAAGGGATGATCCCAAAGTCCTCCCCTAGGACGCACCACCAAACAATATCTGCTCAGTCCCCAATTATCACATGGCAGACGTagtcagaagagaggaaagatcatTTTATTGAGGACagcagctgcgggctggggggggtggcggctacccaggagccccagggcttcaggcaggaaaacagcaccTGCAACAATAAGAGCCAGGAAGCACTGCTAAAGCCACAAAGCCAGGACGAGGCGTGACTTGGTTGCCCTTGCTTTGGGGAACGCTTTACAAAGTGCCTTGCCTCAGCACTCCCGCCCAAAGGACTGGTTCTCTTCATTTACTCCAGCATCCTGAGCAGACAATAAAAGCCTTACACAAGCAGCCTGCCACAGCAAGAAAGGATCTTCCTGACTTGCCGTTCGGTTCTCAAATGTTACGTTACTGCCTGTGGAACAGGGTTTAATAGGCTGTATTCCCAAGGCCTCTGACTCCCCTTTACTGACCTGGGGCCCCGCGTTCGTGCTTGTCCCAAATGATATTCGTTCTAGTGTTTGGTCCACAGTTCCCCGTTCTGATATCTAATAGTGCATTCCACCACTTCATACGTCGACTTTTCAATCGCTTCGTCCGTCTCTGGCCGGCCCCCTCGCGGGGAACACGGAAACGCAGATCGGGACCCCCCACTCACTTCACAGTTGAACTGTGTCTCTCACACACATCACACTTGccgggcagccctcagccaCACAGGCAGCATGTTACATACAACTCTAGGAATGCTGACAGTTTGCGTTAGCACACAAAGTACGtgtttcaatgaacaattgccaaaaaccAAGTTCTAATTTTTTCTGGCCCTAAGCAGGGCCCTAAGCAGGGGCCCCTCTGCTCTGttgccccttcttcccccagtttcttACTGGAACTAGTAACTCCAGCTCATCAGTTCCTTCACCATGGCTTCAATCTGTTCCTGAGCCACATGCACATCTTCTGTAGGCCCTTCCAAAGTGATGTTATCCTCTCCTCCAGTGAATTTGATGCGAACCTTGAGGTGAAAGACAATGAATCTCTTAAGAATTTGCCAAGATCCAAGCCAGGCCAATGCTCTTGGTCAGGCCTACACCATCGATCCCTGCCACTAAGAGATGCGCCTCTTcccaaaaagcccaaacaaaatccccacaATTTCCCAAGTCAGTAACTTAACGATGTCAGGCCATATGGCAGTGCCTAGAGCCCAAGGCTCTGGTGCTGTCCCGGTTTCTGCAAGGGCTTTGGAGAAGTTTACTCATCTAGCCTTTATCTAGATACCGTCTAACTCACCAGGGAGAAGCCTTGCTGCACTCAGCATTTCCAGGTATCCTGCTACATCAGTTCTCAAAACAGCACCACATAAAGCTTCCTTGGAAGGGCTCAACCCATGACAATAACATAGGATGAGCAGTGTTTGCAGCAGTAAAAGAGAGGGTTCCCTTGAACAGCAAAGATCTGTGTCATTTCCCCCTGGGTTTACCCACGCTAGAATACACCTCTCTCTCCCGTGACGAGTGATCTGGACTAAACCTTTTTCTACGCCGGGGGTGCTAAGCTAACCAGCTCATCCATACCTTTGGCATCTGCTGAGTTATTTTGGCCAGgttctgtcctttctttccaaTAATGAAACGATGAAGACAAGAGGGGGCAGAGACCGAGGAGACGGCAAAACTGTTGGcctgagagacagaaaaacagagaagctgTTTGATGGACAAACTGGAAGAGGCCTTCACAACAATTCAGTTCCAATTCCCATGCTGCACCTCCGGTATTGACTTCTAAGCTGCACCTCTAATGGCCCAAGAGAGAGCACCCCCGCTACACCCGTCAGTGCTCACAAATGTATCTTCATGGGACCTTCAAAGGAGGCCTAGCCCATCTTGTCAGTACCTTTGCATAGACTTCAGTCAATGCTTGCCCCAGTTTTTCAGGCTCGCCTCGCAGTATCAGCGTCTCCGAGCTACTGTCAATGGGTGGGATCTCGACAGAGACTCCAGTCTTCTCCAAGATCTCCTGCAGGGAATTCCCCTTGGGGCCGATGACATACTTGTGCTGGGACTTCTTCACCTCCACTGCAATAGTAGtagtcttctttttctgtagggGCAGAGACACTGAGGCGTCAATCACAAGGGGGCGGGGAAGGACAAGAGCGACAGGAAGAGGCACAAGATGCAGTCAGACTCTGCGcccagcaaagagcaaagccaAGCTGAGCACAGTGGCTCGGCAGTACCCTAGCACCCCTTGGGCCCCTGCCTACAGAAAGCCTTGTGCTCAAAAATTCACAGGGGAAGTACAAAACTAGCATGCTGTGTCAAGCTCCCTGGGACACGGCATGGAAGAGACCACACGCACACACAGGCATGTCGTTGTcgtcccccccgtccccccgtTGGACAACAGGGTTCAACTCCCAGCCGTCTCCCAGGCAGTGCCGTGATGCAACACTGTGCAGGCTATAAGCCGATTGTTGAAATCCAGACCGGTACAAATACAGACCTAACCACGAGGACAAACAGCCCAGCAACCCACAACAAGGATATTCACAGCAGCGTTGGCTGTGGGAAATAAACTGGAGTGACATTCGCTCTTCAGCAACTTCTACTTAGGTAGCAACTTTGATACTGTCAGCTGGCCACCACTGCAGACTTCacacttctttccttccttagTAGCACCGGTGTGAACAAGAGCCAGGGGAGCTCTTGGTGGCCTGCTAAGTCCCACGATACAGAAAAGCGTGAAATCTGTCACCTCCCGGATAGTATCAGCCCGGCTCCCACTCTGCCGAGTGAGGAAACGGTAGGATTCGGGGTCATGTACTGCAAGGGCTGCTGAGCCAGATGCAACGGAGGGATGCACAAAAGTAGAACAAGAAGGGAAGAGTGCCTAGGAGCAGGTGCCAGGGGAAGGTGGGAAGCTTTATGGACCATCCGTACCTTCTCCTCATAGATCTTCTTAACTCGAGCCACAGCCTGGGCTAGTTGCTCCTTTTCTCCGGTGAAGACTATCTCGGTCTTGTTGACACTGGGTGGAGGAATGTGGATGCGCGTCCCTGTGTCCTGCATGAGCTCCCTCACCAGCTTGTTGTAAGGGCCAGCAATGAAAGGGTGGTACACTTTCTCCACGTCCAGCCGCTCCACGGCACGCTTACCCTGGAAGAGCCCACAACAGACCTTGGTGGGAACTGCCCTCTATATTACAGtctctgccaggcacagctaAGTTCCCAGGGGTGTCCTGCCTGACACTCTGGCCCAAGCAACCTTCTCAGTTGGCGGGCTTGTAGATCTCCACCTCTTTCAATCTACAAATAcggttgctgctgctgctccttgtttACGATATTCACCCCTGTGATCTCCTGCCTTATCTCAGCTGGCACCTAAGACGCGTCGCTTCAACTATCAAATGCTTGTTTTGGCTTCAGACATGGACAAAACGCAGCACAAGAAGTTTCAGGACCTGGCAGCGGTGCTCACACAGCCAGCGAGTGGCACAGCATACGTCTCCGTTCAGGCGAACGTTAGCCACTGACTGTAGCCACGGTGGCTGCAAACTCCGACTACACCACGGGGAAGCAAAATGGCTGAGCAGCCAATGCCATGAGAGAGATCACAGTACTGAGGTACCTGCTCAGCGGAGATAAGCAGGATCTCGTGCCGGGCCTTCTCAATCCCTTCTTTAGTGCCGCTGATCTTGATCTGGTTGCTGGGGTCATCTGGGCGGGGGACCTGCATTTTGGTTGCAGTTTTGAGCTTCAGGTCCTGCAGCTTCTCACCCTTCTTTCCAATGACAAAACGGTGGTGCTCCTTGGGGATGGCAACTGTTGCTgaagcctgcagcagaagaaCCAAGCATCTGTGAGAAGCCTTGCCTGCACTGGCAGATCCACAGGAACAGAGCCAGGGACAGCAAGGTAGACGCTGCTCAGTGGTACTGCTCCTCAGAGCAAACACAACGCCTTCCCAGCACACTCTGTCTGAGGGCTGACACTGTACCAGTTGATCTACAGCGCCTCCGTGCCAGGAGTATAGACCCCACCGTTCCCTCAAAACCCTTCTGTTTGCACAGGAGCGGTACCCTGAATTAGCAAAGGCCTTCCGACACAGACGAGGAGGTGCCTCTCCTCCAGTGTAAGACACCAGACAACAACTGAGATGACAGCG
This genomic stretch from Falco naumanni isolate bFalNau1 unplaced genomic scaffold, bFalNau1.pat scaffold_179_arrow_pat_ctg1, whole genome shotgun sequence harbors:
- the LOC121082039 gene encoding vigilin-like; amino-acid sequence: MSSVAVLSQESFAKHRSGLTQQQVKVTALNSEEEKDPPTYEEAFPALPEKAPCLEAAREPAGPWSKIRPIKASVITQVFHVPLEERKYKDMDQLGESKQAKICLDIMQKTGAHLELSLAKDQGLSIVVSGKPEAVTKARKQIVARLQTQASATVAIPKEHHRFVIGKKGEKLQDLKLKTATKMQVPRPDDPSNQIKISGTKEGIEKARHEILLISAEQGKRAVERLDVEKVYHPFIAGPYNKLVRELMQDTGTRIHIPPPSVNKTEIVFTGEKEQLAQAVARVKKIYEEKKKKTTTIAVEVKKSQHKYVIGPKGNSLQEILEKTGVSVEIPPIDSSSETLILRGEPEKLGQALTEVYAKVLTRWARPPLKVP